One Dunckerocampus dactyliophorus isolate RoL2022-P2 chromosome 15, RoL_Ddac_1.1, whole genome shotgun sequence genomic window, GTGCATCTTCAAACACGCTGCCCTGGTACATGTCTCGGAGAAACTGGGGAGCATTATCATTAGCATCCACGATGATAATCtccacgaaggtggtgtctgatTTCTGCGGGATGCCGTTGTCTCTAGCGATGATGGCCAGTGTGTACGACGCCTGGTCTTCATAATCAATCTCCATTTGGGTCGTGATGGCGCCGGTGTCCGAGTCTATTTTAAACAGAGGAACGCTGTCCTCCATAACGTATGTGATGCGTGCATTTTCTCCTGTGTCTTCATCCGTAGCGCTAATCACCACCACGGTGGATCCAACTGGTTGCTCCTCACCGAGCATCACTTGGTAGTTAGCATTTTGGAAAACGGGCCTATGTGTGTTGGCGTCTGTGACATTAATAAACACCTGCGCCGTGTCCGAGCGGGTTCCATCGCTGGCGGTGACTGTCAAGACATACTGACGTTCCTGCTTGTAGTCCAACGGGAGGGCCAGAGTGATAAGACCTCCGCCGCTCTGGCTGGTGATGGCAAAGCGGTTCCTGGTGTTGCCGCTGGAAATCTGATAGGTCACTACACTGTTGACATCCCGGTCCAGAGCAGTCACTGTCAGCACGCTTGTCCCTACAACAGCATCCTCGTTGATTTTAAGCGAGTAGATCTTCTCTGTAAATGTAGGCACGTTGTCATTAACATCTAGCACAGTGATGCTCACGCTTGCCGAGGATGACATGACAGGAACGCCGTGATCTCTGGCCTCCACACCAAAGCTGTAGAACTCAGTAGTCTCCCGGTCCAGCTCTTCACTTGCTGTAATCCACCCAGTGCTGTTGTTGATGGTGAACGGGAAACCGGGAGTGGTATCAGTTAGCCGATACTCCAGTCTGGCATTCTCCCCGGAATCACCATCGATTGCTTGAATGTGAATGACAGAGTAGCCGATGGCTACATTTTCCAAAACGCTAGCCTGGAAAGGCGTGCTGACAAACATGGGGGCATTGTCGTTGACGTCCACCACTTGCACCACCACCATTCCAGTGCCATTTATCAATGGAGGCCTGCCACCGTCCTGCGCTTTTATTCTCAGATTATACTCCCGGATCATCTCATAGTCCAGAGGGTTGATGACGTCGATGACGCCAGTAGGCGAGTGGATGTAGAACTGACGTTTGACATTGCCGCTGATAATACTGTAGTGTACTTTAGCGTTGTTCCCTTCGTCTTTGTCTGTCGCCTCTACTTGTATGACTTTGGTGTTGATGGCCACATTCTCCTGTACCTGCACGACGTACCTCTTCTCGCTGAATTGTGGGTAGTTATCGTTCTCATCCTCCACAGAAATATGGACCGTTGCGGTGGCACTACGAGGACACGGGTCCTTGCCTTGGTCATTAGCCTCCACGATCAGCTGGTACTGAGCTCTTGTCTCCCTGTCTGGTCGCTCTCGGATCCTTACCAAGCCGTTCCGGGGATCTATCTCAAAGACGTTAACGCCATcgctgtttattattttatagatCATGTTAGCGTTACCCGGGGCGTCCCCGTCGGTGGCACGGATGGTCATCACTTCAAAGCCAACTTCTACATTCTCACGTATGCTGACTCTGTAGTCATTCTGCTCAAACACCGGGCCGTGGTCGTTGGTGTCGCTCACAGTGACAGTCAGGTAAGAAGTGGCGTGTCTTTTTGGCGTCCCGTTATCACTGACTGTCACTTTAAAAACATGTGTGTCTTTCACTTCTCTGTCTAACGCCTGAATGGTTGCTATGCTGCCTGTCTGAGTGTCAATAGTGAAGAAGTCATTAGACCTGCTGTCAAACAACGCTTCCATGCCGTACTCCAGCCTCCCAGCCTCACCGTCATCCGGGTCCGTGGCTTTTAGGGTGATGACCCGCGTCCCGGCAGGCTCGTTCTCGGGTACAGACACCTGGTAGTTCGGTAGCTGGAACTGGGGGGACGTGTTCACATGTCGCTTACCTCTCCGGGTTGATTCCCCAGTCATTTCCTCAACTGTTTCTTGTACGGATCCATGTTTAGACACTTttccaaaagccaaagtgagctGCATGTTGAGTCGGATGCCTTCAGAACTGTGTAGCAGACAGTCCAAATCCACTGTCTTCATACTCTCAGGACACAAGTCACTGGCAAAAAACAAACCTCCATGTCTAAACAGTGCGGCAAAATGTTGTCCAACACACATAGTGTCCAGGAAGGTGGTGCTCCTTGTTAAAGAAGGTAAAAGTTCTGTTGTGTTAAAAAGCAAATCCCCTGCAGGTAGACAGGAAGTTACCCCCAGTTTTAAAGAGTGTTTAATGTGAATGTCCACCTTGTCTGCGGTTGTCTTTCTCTTGTATTTAATAAAACAGTCCTGTCCGTGGACAAACACGTTGAAATGTGTCAAGATCACATCTCCAGACGTAAGTGAATTGCTTCTGAAGTGAACAGGCGCAGGGTTCCTCAGCATGCGCGCACACTCCACTTCCTGGGACAGCCTGATAAGTCCACTGTGCTTCCCAACTTGGAAAATATCTCGTGTGGTTTCGGGAGATAAAGTCCTGTCAAGTTTATAGGTCCATCCCTGTCCGAGGGACAGGTTCGCCAAGAGGGTCCCGGCTTGTAAAGTCTCCGTGAGGTGAAGCTCCAAACATGCCACAAGCTGCGCGTTGAGGGCACAAACCCAAATCCAAAAGCTCCACAGCTCCATGCTTGACATATCCACAAGACAACTTTTTGTGTTAACTCTCCCTCTCCCAGCGGCGCGTTTTACGTTTATCCTTCATGTTGGAAGTTTTAACTTGTATCCATAGTGTCAGTGGATCCACCGCGCGCAGCAGCTGCGTTCCAGCCCACGGagtttaaaaatgactacaaAATGGCTCCGCGGCTCTCTTGCGtctatcctcctcctccttctcctcctcctgagGAGGATATTACCATAAACCTGCTGGGTTCCCCCTCTGGGACGCtttcacggggggggggggggggggggggggcttttaTTTCTCATGGAGATTTAGGAAGTGGTCCTGACCGGGTGACCAATGCGCACAAGTGCATTGTTAATCAAATAAGGTAAGCGCTTGTTTTAAATTCCTAATGCACTTTAAAGACCGTTGCTTCCCCCCCACAACTACACTAGATGATAGCAACAGATTAAAGTACAGAGAGGAAAAACTTTTGTTACTATTggattatttaatttaaagtgTTTGTAAAATAGTAATATTCTGTAGAAAGATTATGTCACCTGTATTTCTAATTCCTTCGCATCCTagagttatttttaaattttcgataacttaattttttaaataaattaaagtgTGAAAAATATGAAATTGTCCATTGATTAATTGCGAAATACAGGTATACTGacgtttatatttatttttttcactcttttaattatttaaagacATTTATAATTACTTCACAGAattttacaatttaataaaacgGCAAATTAAAAAGATGTCGCGTTTTAATAAATTATATGGCTTTATTCATTTGGGCCCAAAAAACCACAACAGTACAACAGGAAGGTTTAGCTTGTGCAACACCGCCCCCTCCGGACAAACCCTGCACTACAAACATTCTTGCAGAAGACGCCACAGTATTTTCCtacctgtatatactgtatagcagaAAGAGATTAACGCATAAGAATGGAAAACTCTGCAAATTATTGTAATCAAAATTACACTTTAAAGTAATCAAGTCACCTGAAGGGGGAGAAAAGATTTCTCTTCATAAAATATCAACACAAACACCATCTTTAAGTCATTAAcagcttgtatgtatttttagtgAAATAccaattaaaatgtgaaaaaaatattacatgtaaaaaaataattgcagaAATGTAtgtgacaataacaataaaatatatcttaattataattattataatttaaattaattataattataaaaatgattttatttctttatttattttccattcattttctggcattttaaaattgtattaataaatagacagttaaaaaaaaaaatcacaatttaatCAATTATTCGGCCTGAAATATAACCCATTATGCCCTCCTAAGCGCTCTACAGGGCCGCGCGGTGGTctgggtggttagcatgttggccactcaGTCACAGTCCAGAgatcgaatctctgttgggaatttctgtgtggagtttgcatgttctccccgtacgtacgtgggttttctgcgggtactccggtttcctcccacattccaaaaacatgcatgttaggttaattagcgactctaaattgtccataggtatgaatgtgagtgtgaatggttgtttgtctatatgtgccctgcaattggctggcgaccagtccagggtgtaccccgcctgtcgcccgaagttagaagttagctgggataggtaCAGGaaacccccgtgaccctaatgaggagaagcggttcTACAACTTGAGTACAGTACAACTGTAAGGCCTGCCGTGTGCAACATCGCCACCCGTGGATAAAAGCTACACTACAACGCAAAAGTACTCAGTCCAGTTTTAATAACCTGCTGTGGGAGATAACTACATACTCTTGCACAGTGAAAAGGtaggttttttttgccatactagcttttttcaaacaaaaacaagtttgttttcaATACTGTTTGTTAATGAACTGCTGGCTTGGAAGTAACAGAGTTATTATATGCTAAAAACTGAAGTTTTAAACCATTTTTAACTCGATTTTTGAAGTTTTGGACAGCACACGAGTGATCGTAGACAGATAGTTTAACAATCAATGCATTAACAAGCAGAAACAATAAAAGACAGTTTAACTGTGTTTAACCACTCAAGGTCCTGGAGTTGTGCATTAAAAACATGTGCAATAAATACTCAAGAAATAGTGTACTTTATGAGGTTGTGTCATCTGACGGGTTCTGAATTCTGCTTCTCTTTTCTGAGCGCCGCAGCCGCCACCGCCACCGCCGAGCATTCCCTTCCCTTTTGAATGGTGAACTCACTGGGACCCAGCTGGATGATCTTGCCGCTACCCAGACACTCGTCGCCTTTGTAGAGCACTGCGAACTGACACAGGATACGTCACTTTATGCACTGTGCTCCTTGCTGTGCCTTAGTGCTACATCAATAAAGTTGAATTGAACCTGTCCAGGTGTCAAAGCTCTGACTGTCTGCGAGAGTGAGATCCACACAGAGCCATCCATGTTTAGTGTCACAGTGCAAGGAACTGGGGGggagtgaaaaaaaacactgtctaaggatgtttttttttttttttttttttttgcattgatgTTCCTGCGACGTTAAGCAGCACACTTAGCGGCATCTGGTGGATGAAGCGGAAGTTGCACTCCATCGTCTTGCTCCTGGCCAGTTCGGGAGGCGGATCCACCGTAATCCAGTGGAAGCGGTCCGTTCGCACCGTGTCACGGAAAAGAGACGGGTGATTGGTGGAAGGCGCCTGAGAGGAGAACAATTTAAAGAAGCCACAGCGACAAAACTGAGCGCTATTGCTATTGTGCAATGGAAGTCGACTCCTGCCTAGACGGGCTGCCGAAGAAACTGAAAATACAGGCGGTCCTCGTTTTACTTTGCGTGTTACGACGTTTTGTGATTAGGACACACTCCATCCTTTATTAAtgcagcggtagttccccctcactgtgcccggactgatgtgtcattgtgcggggagctcgcacatgAAGTGCtgctgtaaccgctggttgcttatactagggaccgtcactAAATTAGtattgcgttgaagagtttgtttaaaaaaaaaaaaaaaaaaaagttatatattctaaatcacaccacaaattgatctataaccatgtcaaatgattagtcctacacaaagtattttgcacattctttttttccaatttcatcttttattggatggacttttactggattagggacctgactcaaagacgtttgttacaaaagccaaacaatattgttggtcatgctgcgtcataaaaaagtaaattcagcaatactttggttgcattatttttaatgctttgaagagctattttcataatcatattcaattccacaaattcatgtttgtaacaaaagcctATTATaaggatcggtaccggatcggatccgcaagactataaaaaaataaaatcggatcggaagccaaaaaatgtggctcgggacatccctaaagaaaaggaaagtgaaaatgaaaagtgCAGTGAAAGTGGAGAAATGCTGCCAGGTATCATTGGACATGTGAAAGGAACTGCCTCTGTGAAACAGGTAGTGATAACGGAGCAGCGTAGTGGTGTCTCGTGGATAtggagacttcctcctcccaataagcctctCTCTCCCTACCTTGCAACGCcctttccagtgtgcaagacaaccacagaaatcaaagtaaggagttgtccattttttttttaatccaatttcatttaatttttgtaGTTAATGTTTTCAttcctgtattttatatgtccttacCGTGGACTGTGTACAGCTTGAGTGACACGGGTTAATTTAAGTATAAATTCCGACTTACGCTAAAACAGATCTTTACAAAATTTTACTACTTTTGTAGCAAATACTAGGTGACTTTATTTCAAACATCTTTTTATTGGCCGTTCTACTCCCAAATGTTATATCTTATATCATAAAAAGCAATCTCACCACAAATACGTCGCCAGTAATGATATCTTTGTCTACCACAAACCAAGCATCTCTCAGGCCTCCTATTCGCGCCCTCTGGCCCAGCGTCAGAGTGAACCAACCTTGATTGACAGGTAAAAGGATGATTAACATTAGTTCATTTAAGCCCACAACTACAGTGTAAACATGCAATACCTTTGTGTGTTCCCATAACAGTGCCGTCCTCTATGGACACAAAGTTCCCAGGTTTAGGTTCGAGGTACTGGGAAGAAAAGATAGGAATGCATTGGTAAGTCATGAAATATGTGTCATATATAAATCTTACCtccaaaataaagttttcaaaGTTCCTCTCTCCAATGAAGCAGATGCCCATGCTCTGAAACATTCAAATCAAATGCAATTAAAACATCTTCTCTCTGTGCTCTTCTTATTTAGACGTACCTCTTTCTTCTGTAGCACATGGTGAAAGCCGGCTTCAACCGCCATCTTTTTCACAAACTCTTTAGTCAGCCCGGCAAGCGGGAACAAGGTTTTCCGCAAGGCATCCTGGGAGATCTGACTCAGGAAGAAGGTTTGGTCTTTGAGCAGGTCGGCCCCCTTGTACATCCTCACCGCTGTAGCGACAGAGGAAGGAGACGAGTCAGCAAAGATGAAGCAATGAGGCACAGTGGCACAAAAACAAACGTACGATTTCTGAACTCGAAGCGGTTTCTGAACAACACCACGGGCAGGGTTTTGTGGATCTGCTGAAAAACCTCTTCGTCTTCCTGAGAGGTCCTCGCGTAGTGACCGGTCGCCATGGCGTCAGCACCTGTATTCAAAAAGACCATTATAGCTATTCCTTAACAAATCTTACACGTCTTAAAATTAGACTTACCAAGATCTGTGATTGCATACTTGTAGAAATGATTGAATTTAATATGCTTATTGCAGAGAATGTCCGGGTTTGGAGTCCGACCCTTCTCATATTCCTTCAACAGATTACTGAAAAGATCCACAATTAGGTagaaaatggctttataatttGTACAGCCTAGTTTAAAATACCTGAAAACTTCATGCCAGTACTCTTTAACATATGACACTTGATGGAAAGGGATGTCCAGGATTTGGCACACTTTGTAGGCGTCCTCACAGTCCTTCTCTGTAGTACATACTCCTCTCTCATCCAGGGAGTCCCAGTTCTTCATAAACACTCCAGTCACGTTATATCCTCCAAAGGTATAACAGCAGAATCATATAAACTCCATATTTACAAGTGATATAACCCACTGATATAACTTCTGTACCGGACGTCATTCGTGTACCTAATAAAATGACCCATGGGGTTTCGCCTCACCTCTTCTCTTCAGTAACAACGCCGCAACGGAGCTGTCAACGCCGCCTGACATGGCGCACACGACGTGCTTTATAACGcccatatttttatataattccTGGTAAGGAGACTCATTTACTTTAAGCTAAGAGAACGAACGAAATCCTGCTCATCAGTCACTAGCAGGGGCGGCCAAGAGTGTAGTCCGTCGTGGATATATGTCCGGCTAGAACCGCCGGTCAAAGCGGAACATTTAATTTCGGAGGAGAATCGAACGCCACAGGGTTGTTACACACATTTACTGTGTCGTACATTTATCCGGTATCCTGTCGAGACGTGCACCCACAACGAAAACGGGTTTGAAATATTCTAACCGTCCAACTGTGTGTTCCATTACAAGGACTCTTTCAGGTGAGTACAATGTTTAGACTAAATAAggatatattattgtattttgtcatttaatatacAAGGTTTACATTGCAACCTATTAAACGATGAAATTTGATACttattaggttatgatattcatATCCAGGTGTCAAAAATCTACATACATTGGTAGGAATGATCAAAATACAGTATGCATCCCATGCAATTTTAAGTTTAATAGGCGTACTTTATATGATGAAAGGTGTCGCGTCATTAAATAATACATGTACTGCGTGGGTAGTGCCTATGTAACGTGCTATATCTCCGCTGTGCGCACAAGTTATTGACCGCAGCTCCTTCTTCGTTTTTAGCGGGTGGTACTCATCGTAAAAGGTGCATTAGCGCCACCCGCTGCATTGGAATGTGAACCAGATTTCCCAATTCGCTCTCACGTGACTACATTTCTATATATTAGCGcctataaatacataaaaaactaTATTATATTAACCAACCTTGACTCCTCTAAGATCCCATAGATTCACAGCCCTTCATAAGAACATTAGCAAGTATATTGCCACGTTTTAAACGTCTGAACATGTATTGCTTGTaattaaatgataataaaaagaaGTCAAAGCCCACATAACTAATAGCATTTgtatgtacatttaaaaaaatatctaataTGTGCATTTTAATTGTTAGTTAAATATTTTTCTAATCTTCACTGGaattttatattcatatttgtgtAACCAAGGGTCACAAAACAATCCTCCTGTTTAGATTGTATAATCACTCCATCGCAGTATATTTAAACTATGCTTCCTTCTTGTTCTTTCTAACACCAGATTGCCTCGTGTTTGTTGCACAGCGCTCCAGTATTTACATTAAACGCCACCTCTTTCCCTGACCATCGCACACCTTTGACTTCAAGacttcaagagttttattgtcatatgcacagtaaaacaggtagttctgctatgcaatgaaattcttgttctgttcattctcccaaaaaaaagaaagaaagaaaaacacaagaaaatgaataagaacagaagaaacattaataccaataaattaagcaacaacaacagaagagtaCATTAGctttccaaaatggggacttggaacagtcttcaaagcacctttcatgttgctgtagacttggtacaggatgctatttgccctcgtgggaaagcctacatgctggtaacattcggggagaacagtcccgagactctgtgtccacaagacgctgaagtccgatctccccggcaagcggcaaatgtccccaactggaccgccgagtccggtatgCTGGCCAGCAGCAGGCCCTGTAGCGGTGGCCCAGTCGCTCCAGCTTTTAGCCTCACACGCAGGCCGCCCCTCCTGCCTCGCCTCCGCCCCGGACGCTTCGCTCGCCGggcattcagctcaccaggcccgcaggctgcagCGTCCTCCTGACTCCCAAACCTCCAGCTTCCACTTAATGTTTCTTCTCTCCATCCTTGTCTTTCACCCATCCCCGGGTTTTGTCTCCCCCACCGACTGCCGCCTCAGGTTCTGACCCCTGCCCGGCATTCACTTCGCCTCAGTCCACCATCTCCTGGTTTTACCTGCCCTGGATATTTTTGTTATGGAGTGTCAATGGGACCATGTTTTTAATTACCTCCGTCACAGCAAATATCCAGAAGTTTTCACCAAGCCTCAGAAGTCCAATTTGAGgaaatatgctaaaaagtttTCAATCAAGGGTAAGTACTGACTTAATGTTCCAATCATTTTACAGTATCgttttttatttatgaatgtTGTGTGGAGATGGCGAGCTTTTCTTTGGCCGGCGGAAGGCCATTAAGGAACGAAAGAAGGCCTGGAAGCTTTTTCTGGAGTACCACTCCGGGCCAATGGGTGGTCATATGGGGACGGTCAAAACACGGCGCGCCATTTGCTCAAGATTTTACTGGTATGGCATGACCGTGGAAATTGACAAATGGGTATGTGTTTTGAAGTATTATCAATATTAATTGAACATCAGGAGATACAATTCATATGTAATGTCTTTTGTCTTAAAGGTCGCAGAATGTGACAAGTGTCAACATAAAGGCAAGTCCCCAGCGGCTGCCCTTCCTGTTGAAAAGATAAAGGTAAATTTGTGCGTTAATAACAAACCGCTTATGACTAATTCGTAGCTAAACCATTTTCTGGCAGGTGCCTGCTGTGTGGGAACTGTTGGGCATAGACGTCTCAGGACCCTTGCCCAAAACTCCTGATGGGTACCAGTATATTCTGACAGTGACAGATTATTTCTCCAAGTGGGTTGAGGCATTCCCATTAAAAACAAAGTCTGCTGTAGAAGTTGCACAACGGATGTGCTCTATTATTTATAGACATGGCTGCCCGAAACATATATTGTCTGATCAGGGACCGGAATTTGTGACTGaggtgtgtgggttttttgaCATTCCTTTATTATTTCTTAGTGTGTAAACAAATTCAGTAATGATGGTTATGTGTTTAGCTCAACAACAAGCTGTTTGCCCTCCTGGGTATGGAGCTCAGCGTTACAGCTCAGACACAGACCAATGATCTTGAGGAGAAGTCCAACTGTAATATAACGCGGCAAGTTTTCACCCTAACATTTCCGTAATCATTTTTGCAATCTCACATAGTTTACTTCTGCTCAATGACGCCACCATCTTTGTCTTTTAGAGCGCTAATGAAGTTGGTcagtgaaaaacaaaaccactgGGACACGTACTTGGAGGCCACGTTGTTTTCACTCAGGTCAAACGTACACGGGACAACAAAGCACACTCCCTTCAGTCTAATGTATGGCCGGGAGGCCGTTTTCCCCTCTGCGTTTCCTGTGGATATGATGGTAAATTTCCCTTTATGTTCTTTTCTCAGAGCTTGTTAACTAGTTTAGTTCACtgtaacttctttaatactgaAGTTAGGGAAGTGAGTTTTGTAttaaatttgtttaaattttCCTGCTTTATCTGATTAGATCAGTGGTTATGTCATACCCTCcaagggacagaaatgttttcacacccGCCCTTCCCCCAATTTAAATACTATTGGAAAAACTCTTATTtattatctgtacaaaccattGTGTGAGTTGCTGCAGAATTCTTCATGCAATCAGCtatcaaaatatataattaaaattAGCCGAGATAACATCTGCAACTTTAAATAGTTTAGTTTATTAACTAAGTTTGGAACATTTAAACAAGACTGCTCAGTCTGTGTGATTGTCAAAACAGAGAAATAAGTGCATATGATTCACAGGGTTGTGCATTGTTAGATTTAACACAGTAACATTAAAAACTTTTTACAACTGTAAACCTTGGTCACGTGACAGCTTCATCAGCTTTTTCCTTTTCAAAAAGgtgtgactttttaaattagTCTTTTGGTGCAAAAAATGCACTCATTATATAAATTTAATCTGATTTGCGCGTATGCGTTGACGTCAAGTTTGTCCTGTGGGCTTTGCCGTAGTCAGGAAGTACCGACTGTGTAGAAAATGTGTGTTATGTTTATTATGCGTCATCTGTTTAAGTCgaatgtacatttaaatgtcttACTACTTGTCATATTTGGGGGTGTTCGCCATGTAAATCGCTAGTGCATGGATGGGATTTCCAAAGTAAATTAGCATCGTTTAAATACATTTCGTTAATGTTGAATGTCAGGgagaaattatttgtattttatgtaagtCATAATTGGCAGTCcttatttctgtatgttcagttttatGGTGCTTCTAAGTAAAGGCTCTGAAATGGAACTCAACTTGAGTCTTGATTGAGGACCTGTTATCTGTCTGATGAGCTAGCCAGTAGAGATGAACTGGATTGGATAGATTACACATCTCACGATTTTGTAATATCCCCTTTATGGAGTTGAACTGACAATGGTCATGTATTTTGAACATGTTTCaggattttaaaaacatttgcaaGTAATATTTTTGTGCGCAGATGGGTGAGGAGGTGTCTGCTGACAGCGTCACCCTGAATCTTCTGCTCGATGCCAGGGAGACCGTAAGAAGCAGCCCCTTGGGGGTCATCAACACCCCCATGATATCCTGGAGCCAGTCCACCCTGCCTCCCAACCATGCTCGCAACATCCACATCAaactggagaacatgcaaagaacTGGTAGTaataaatgttattgtaatgatGCTCTTGCCCACTAAATTAGAGCATGTTTTGAAATGCAGGGTCCTTCAAAATTAGAGGGGTGGCCAACCAGTTTGCCAGGAGACCAAAAGGTGGTCATTTTGTCACCATGTCTGCTGGAAATTACGGGAAGGCATTTGCGTATGCGTCAAAACACTATGGGTCGAAAGGGAGTGTAGTGATGCCTGAAACTGCGCCAGTGTCCAGATCCGTCCTTATACAGGTCAGACatctcacgcacacacaggcacaaatccttacatgacatttttaaagtggTGGTCTTATTTCTCTGTAGAGTTACGGGGTGGATGTGAA contains:
- the trmu gene encoding mitochondrial tRNA-specific 2-thiouridylase 1, with product MGVIKHVVCAMSGGVDSSVAALLLKRRGYNVTGVFMKNWDSLDERGVCTTEKDCEDAYKVCQILDIPFHQVSYVKEYWHEVFSNLLKEYEKGRTPNPDILCNKHIKFNHFYKYAITDLGADAMATGHYARTSQEDEEVFQQIHKTLPVVLFRNRFEFRNPVRMYKGADLLKDQTFFLSQISQDALRKTLFPLAGLTKEFVKKMAVEAGFHHVLQKKESMGICFIGERNFENFILEYLEPKPGNFVSIEDGTVMGTHKGWFTLTLGQRARIGGLRDAWFVVDKDIITGDVFVAPSTNHPSLFRDTVRTDRFHWITVDPPPELARSKTMECNFRFIHQMPLIPCTVTLNMDGSVWISLSQTVRALTPGQFAVLYKGDECLGSGKIIQLGPSEFTIQKGRECSAVAVAAAALRKEKQNSEPVR